A single region of the Pyricularia oryzae 70-15 chromosome 4, whole genome shotgun sequence genome encodes:
- a CDS encoding NAD dependent epimerase/dehydratase gives MSAKSVLILGGNGKISKILTPILLNKGWSVTSVIRSEDQVAGIKALAPSSASQRLKVLVHSVEDVKSESDAKSVLQESKPDYVVWSAGAGGKGPASRTFSVDRDAAIYFIKASAASPTVKRFLMVSYLGSRRGKPSWWNDESWAAMQKVNTEVLPKYYEAKIAADEVLYRESRARGRDFVGINLRPGTLSDEPAGKVELGKTGKATGNASRASVAEVAAELLALGDNAIGNCWIDMMDGQEDVAAAVSRVAKEKVDCAEEEPVFEEK, from the exons ATGTCTGCCAAAAGCGTACTAATCCTCGGCGGGA ACGGCAAGATCTCAAAGATCCTCACTCCCATCCTGCTGAACAAGGGATGGAGTGTCACGAGCGTAATCAGGAGTGAGGATCAAGTGGCGGGCATAAAGGCTCTTGCACCCTCCTCAGCCAGCCAGCGCCTCAAGGTCCTCGTTCACAGTGTCGAGGATGTCAAGAGCGAAAGCGACGCAAAGTCAGTACTACAGGAGTCGAAGCCAGACTACGTCGTGTGGTCGGCAGGTGCCGGTGGAAAAGGACCCGCATCGCGGACGTTTAGTGTGGACCGAGACGCGGCCATCTACTTTATCAAGGC ATCCGCCGCTTCACCTACTGTCAAGCGCTTCCTGATGGTCTCATACCTGGGCTCGCGCCGCGGCAAGCCATCGTGGTGGAATGACGAGTCGTGGGCGGCCATGCAAAAGGTCAACACCGAGGTGCTGCCTAAGTACTACGAGGCCAAGATCGCAGCTGACGAGGTTCTATACCGAGAGTCGCGCGCTCGCGGTCGCGACTTTGTCGGCATTAACTTGCGACCCGGCACGCTCAGCGACGAGCCGGCGGGCAAGGTAGAGCTCGGCAAGACGGGCAAGGCTACTGGCAATGCGAGCCGAGCCAGCGTCGCCGAGGTGGCGGCGGAGCTGCTGGCGCTGGGGGACAACGCGATCGGGAACTGCTGGATTGATATGATGGACGGGCAGGAGgatgttgctgctgcggtTAGCAGGGTCGCCAAGGAAAAGGTTGATTGCGCCGAGGAAGAGCCTGTGTTTGAAGAGAAGTAG
- a CDS encoding essential for mitotic growth 1: MATSPTEQRAGKRPRTQSLPPPELPQLVAEQHQPIPSSDKDSRRLIVVLSNASLETYKASHSAGPNRMGAAPREEKYSLLNSDEHIGVMRKMNRDISDARPDITHQCLLTLLDSPINKAGKLQIYIQTAKGVLIEVSPSVRIPRTFKRFAGLMVQLLHRLSIRSTNSQEKLLRVIQNPITDHLPPHCRKVTLSFDAPVVRVRDYIDSLDSKESICVFVGAMAKGADNFADEYVDEKIGISHYSLSASVACSKFCHAAEDCWDIL; encoded by the exons ATGGCTACATCACCCACAGAACAGCGTGCTGGAAAGCGTCCAC GAACCCAATCGCTTCCTCCCCCAGAGCTCCCGCAGCTGGTGGCCGAGCAGCACCAGCCCATTCCCTCCTCCGACAAAGATTCCCGCCGCCTGATTGTCGTCCTCTCCAATGCAAGCCTGGAAACCTATAAGGCCTCGCACTCGGCGGGCCCCAACCGCATGGGTGCCGCCCCGCGAGAAGAGAAGTACTCTCTGCTCAACAGCGACGAGCACATCGGCGTCATGCGCAAGATGAATCGCGATATCAGCGATGCCCGTCCCGATATCACTCACCAG TGCCTACTTACACTGCTTGACTCGCCTATAAACAAGGCGGGCAAGTTGCAAATctacatccagaccgccaaGGGTGTCCTCATTGAGGTGTCCCCCTCGGTCCGCATCCCGCGAACATTTAAGCGCTTTGCTGGACTGATGGTCCAGCTTCTGCATCGCCTGTCCATCAGGTCGACCAACTCGCAGGAGAAGCTCCTGCGCGTGATTCAGAACCCCATAACCGACCACCTGCCACCCCACTGCCGCAAGGTAACGCTCAGCTTCGATGCCCCCGTCGTTCGGGTCAGGGACTACATCGACAGCCTGGACTCCAAGGAGAGCATATGCGTCTTTGTGGGTGCCATGGCAAAGGGTGCCGATAACTTTGCCGACGAGTACGTGGACGAGAAGATCGGTATCAGCCATTACAGCTTGTCAGCTAGCGTTGCTTGCAGCAAATTCTGCCACGCCGCCGAGGACTGCTGGGACATTCTATAA